cacacttgagcacatttcgttgggatgcgtgacccgtattgtcatcatcctgacgtcatgATTCTCTTATtgttgtacgtgggagtcggggtgtCACAATTAATATTTCTACAAACAAACATACATACTCAGATTAAAACACCATGGAAAGAAAACCCCTCATCGTATTAACATCCATTTTCATTTCAAGACTCTCAGTCTGAAGGCTCCTTGATTATTTCAAGGTCCTGTTGTGCCTTAAGTCTACAACATGTCAAGAACAAGAGATCCTTACAAAACCATATAGCAAACCATGGATActaacaaaatgaaagaaataaacaagaaaTCGCAGGAATCAAACATGTATCGAGGTGAACACTGTCCTTCACCTGCAACCTAAGTTGCAAATCTAGCCTAGAATCATCATATAGATAATGATTGCAAGGCCTAACAAAAACCCTAACATGAATGAACAACCAAAACAAACAGAGAGTAAAATAAATCCTAAAACTTTCACCAAATCGATTCCCCTTTTTCCTTCGTGCCTTCTCTCATTTTATCCTTCTCTCCCTTGCACCTTTTCTATCTCCACTAATtgattcttcttctcctttcatGGATCTGCCCTCAAAGGGATCCTTTCCTCTCTCGCAACTTTTCATGCACCCCTTTGTTTCTCTTACGTTGAATGGTGCAAGGTAAGGTGGGGTGGGTTCTTGTGAAGGTTGGGCCAAAGTGGGCTTATCCTGCTCCGTGGTTTTGGGCCACGATCCGTGCAAAACAGATTGTATTAGCTAGgcttttttaaagtatttttgcATAAAAAGGCCCAGTTTTAATCAAATGCAAATATTATTATGTAGCCCTTAAACAATGTCCACtttttaaaatgttatgttATTTCACCCCTTTGTGATGCAAATTAACCTTTAATCAAACCAATTCAACAGTTAAACTAAACCAAATGTCTTAAGAATCAACTGCcgaatagttgggaggccatgagaaTGACTGTGAGTAGTTCAGCTGGAAAGATGAAACTGAACTACGATGACATACGTGACATGATCCTTGCTAAAAAGGTACGTAGAAGAGACTCGGGTGAGTTCTCGAGTTTGGGATCGGCTATGAATGTTGAAAATCGGGGTAGGAGACATGGCAGGTCAAGCTTCAAAAGCAGAGAAAGAGCAAGACGAGATCTGGACAGCAAATCACATgttggagttgtggcaagccgggccacatgaagagaaactgcaggaatcaagaaagtgctGAGGATGATGCGGTGAATGAATACATGATGCCTTAACTCTTACAGTGCACAGTCATATTGATGATTGGGTGTAGGACTCTGAGGCttcgttccatagcacctcGCATCGAGAGATCATGCAAAACTATGTTGTTGGTGATCTTGGGAAGATGTACGCGGTTGGTGAAGAGGCACTGGATGTAGTGGCAGTGGGTGATGTGcgcatcacacttccaaacagaGATGTGTAGACTTTACAACAAGTCAGAcacatttcaaatttgaagaaagacCCAATCTCTGTGGGACAGCTTGATGACAACGGTTATACAGTAGCATTCTCTAGAGGTacttggaagatcactaagggtgtGCTGGTCTTAGCGCATGGTAGgagatctaactctttgtatttaatatcGATGTCCAGTGATGTGGAGGGAAATACAAAAGTGCAAAAAGGTAGGCTTGATCACGCGAGATATAtgaggaagccaaagggagtCAACTTTGTCGTTCCTCATGTAAGCTTGGGGAAGTTGGTTGAGGTTGCCAATATTGGTTCAAGATCAAATACTCCTAGTGCAGTGAGAGCTATAATCACCTAGCAGATGTGCTGACTAAGAGAGACGTACATAAGATAATGAAGTCGGCTCGACTTCAGTGAGTCTTCTAGTTTGAAGACGGGATCTATAAGTTGTATAGGTGGTAGGGCTTGGGCTAGAAACAATGGATGACATGTGGAGAACTAGTCTCCAAGTGGGCGATTGTTGGATTGTATGTGGAGCCTGGTTTGTGAGCAGAAAATTGAgaaacagagagttcgctcaccTGTCTTTTGACCGGGTACTCAAGCAGAGCTGATGCAGAAGGATCTAAGTCACATGATACTGAGTTGTCAGATTGCACGTTGACTGCGCTGGAATACCTTGAGGTGGAAAATCAACCCAAAGATGCTAGGAAATCGTGATCTTTCCTTGATTGGGACATTTTTTGACACGTTTCGGTATTTTGGCCATAACTTTGGCTACGGGTATCAGAATCGTACATATGACCCCAATTCAAAAAGCTCTTTTCGGCGCTCACATTGTCTTCACTGAGCTATTCTCAGTGTGCATCATTTTCAATGCCAAATTCAACTATTTTCCCCTCTAAATTCCAAGAAGGTCTAGCCCCTTCCTCTAAATAAATTATGTGAGAACAAGTCAGGGGGCCTATACCTTTCATGTCAACAATAGTCCACCCAATGGTAGACCTGTGTTGTGTCAGCACCTCAAGTAGCTTACCCTCTTGTTCAATAGTAAGCTGAGATGAAATTACAACTGGAAAAGAATCTCCAAGTTCCAAATAAGCATACTTCACTGCTATCACACATTATTTCAAAATGAAGTGTCCAATCTGGGGGTTGAATTATGGGAGTAGTGGTGAAAAGATTTTAACTGTTCAAAGGAATTCTGACAGTCCTTAGTCCATGCAAAACTAACATCATGCATTAACAGATGGCATAGACGTTTTGAgattaaactaaaatttctaATGAATCTTCTATAAAAACCAGCATGacctaaaaaatatcttacatCCTTCACAATCCTAGGCACAGGCATGTTTGAAATCAATTCTACTTTAGATTTTTCAATCTCAATATCCCTTGGAGACATAATATGACCAGGGACTATTCCTTGTTGTaccataaaatgacatttttctcGGTTCAATAATAGCTACTTGTCTTCACACATGGCCAAAACAATCTTTAAATTAGCTAAACAAGAATCGAATGTCTTTCCAAACACtgataaatcatcaataaaaatttcaactaTGTCATCAATTAGGTCACTGAAAATGTTTAACTTACATCTCTGAAAAGTGGCTGGGACATTGCATAAACCAAAGGGCATTCTTTTAAAAGCAAATGTCCCAAAGAGACTAGTGAAAGTAGTCTTCTCTTGATCCTCAAGGGCAATTTCAATCTGATAGTACCTAGAGTAGCCATTTAAGAAACAATAATACTCATGTCCAGCCACCATTTCTAGAATCTGGTTAATGAGGGGTATAGGGAAATGGTCTTTCCTAGAAGCTGCATTCAACTTCCTATAGTTTATACACATCTTCCATACAGTTGTCATTTTTGTGGGTATTAACTCTCCCTTCTCATTTCTCACAACAATGACCCTAGATTGTTTTGGTACCACTTGAATGGGGCTTACCCACTGCTTATCTGTTATAAGGTAGATAAACCTATGTCTAACAATTTCAAGACTTCATTTTTTACTACCTCCTTCATTGTAGGGTTTAATCTCCTTTTCATTTCCCTAGAAGGTCTAGCCCCTTCCTTTAAATAGATTCTATAAGAATAAGTTAGCAATAGTCCTTTCATGTCAGCAACAGTCCACCCAATGGCAAACTTGTGTTGTGTCAGCACCACAAGTAGCTTACCCTCTTGCTCAATAGTAAGCTGAGATGAAATTACAACTGGAAGGAATCTCCGGGTCCCAGATAAGCATACTTCAACTCTATTGGCAAGGGTTTTAAATCCAAAATTGGAATCTTTTCATTTGAAGGTCTAGTTGATTCTGACATAGGAGGCAAAGGCTCAAACTTAAGCCTCCACTGTGTGTCATTTGGATTTCCTACAGCAAAGACAGTGGAAACACAGTCAGTGTCATCAAGCAAAGAATTTTTAGAATCATAATTAAACAAAGAATTTTCAGCAAAAATGGTTTCCAAAGCATTGACTTCCTGCACCTCCTTCACCTCTTGAGGTTGCCTatacaaattgaaaatgttcagcTCTAAGGTCATGTTACCAAAACTTAACTTTAAAACATCCCTTCTACAATTTATAATGGAATTAGAGGTTGCAAAGAAGGACCTTCTTGAAATCACAGGGGCAGAGGAAGCATTAGATTGAGCAATTAGTTTCATGTCCAGTGCTACAAAGTCTACTGGATAATAAGATCTATCCACTTACACTAGTACATCCTCCACAATCCCCAATTTTTATGGATCTGTCAGCCAATTGTAAAATTATAGAGGTGGGTTTCAACTCACCCAAACCCAGCTACTCATGCATACTAAAGGGTAACAGATTTACCCCTGAGCCTAAATCCAACAAAGCCTAACCAATCTTTGAATTTCCTATGATACAAGAGATAGTTGGTGGAACAAGATTTTTATGCTTGGTGTGCATCATTTTCAAGGCCAAATTTCACTATTTTCCCCTCTGAATCcctatttttagttattttttgtcttttatggtaatatttcatttatcgTTTCGGAAATGATTCTGAACTCGATTTGGACCAGATTTTTGGCATATTACTTcttttattacatatttatttattgtgtgaTTATTGGGATTCtattatttttggtaaaattctGATAAAGTCAATTTTCTGCTATTACAGCCCGGCTAGTGGATTGATTTCGTCATTCTTGAATATTGATCATTTTGAATTGAATATCATAGTTGCTTTCATAGTTGATTTCCTTCCATGTGAATTATCTATTGAAACTAGCCTGCAGAATAATCATTATTCTATCAGGCGTCAGAAGCTTAACCCGTGAGTTTGCTTGGGTCTCCTACGGCAGTAaactcgagcgagacacaaaccctagcattcgctcgagccaatACTGATTGGTTGTTCTCTTGAGGCGCGCTCAACACGTCGCTAAAGCGAATGACCCAGTTTTTGCCAATTAGGGTTTCAACGTcgtttactataaatatattatattttgacttCTTTGGTAcgattttcaacatatttttcagaGAGAACAATAGTcgagtgagtgcatattgtatGAAAGAGTAAAAGTCCTAGAaaaagtgagttgagattgagtaaTTGTAATATCCTctgattaataagatttctatAACTTTGTAGATGTAGGCAAGTTGTCGAACCGTCTAAATTGTGTATTGTGTGTTTGTTTGATCGTGTGCTTGTTTAATTTGGTTGCCATCATtggtgtgtgttttgcacaacatgCTACCCAAGGAAAGTCTTTCCggcctcttttttgttttgaaagaagTGTCTTCTGTCTTAGCATATGCATTGACAATCCATTTATTTATGTGTACTATAAAATACATATAGCCTGTGTTCGATAGTAAATACAAAGAAGTGGAAGGGCTATCTAAATTTCTGTTCTCTCAATTGGAatagctattatatatatttatactcatTTATTTTACATGTTTCTTCAAGTGTTGTTGCATATGATAAAAAACTAGGATAAAATTTACTAATGAGATGAATATCTACATTTGTTAGGTTCGGTTATCTTGAGGTTTTTTGTCACATTGTTGTTGTGTTTCATCTTCTCATCCTTTTCAGTTTTATCTTAAGTCATCTGTCGCCCTTGCTGGTGTTGATGTCCGGGAAGAATTGACCTAGTAGTTAATGGTGAGACCAGAAATTTATTCTTAGATCTACttgaacaataataaaaagtgttttacaATGAGTTGTAccatattttagattaaaaataataattttaaataataaaaaaaaagtattagcATGTTCATCAACTTAAATAAAGATGCTTAACATGATAATAATGCATtatgatttataaattataattctcTCATCTAATAGTTGATGATCTCCTTACCACTAATCGATTTTCCAATCTTCCAAATTAACTGATCATGCATCATCGGCAACTTAGCGAGATGCAATCACCGaaatacaatgaaaaaataaaaaaaaagaagtgtgattgtcaaattataaatatcaaaggggatacaaattattatattaaaattttattgaaatgcTGATAAATGTAGTGGATTGATCTTCTGTTGCAGTCTGCCTGAAATTCTTCAGTCCAAGAGCATATTATACAAACATGTATCTTATGTacatgtgtgtatgtatatgatGCTATGAATTATTTCATGTAtccaaatattaatttataaacacttttttatttttgcaaagtCATCAATTAATGCTATAAATTACAAATAGTAGAAAGAAATTTGTTCCTTAAAATCAATTGAAACACCCTGATGAGTGATGATTTTACAGAGAGTGCTAAACGATCGGGAATTAGCTCAAAATTAGAAATCATTTACAAGATTATGAAATAAGAACAAGATCAGAATAATTCTTCCTAATACTTTCTTCAACTCCCGGCCTCGCGTTGTTcacatatatagaaaaaaatgaaaaaaaaaatccaacttacAAATTAATCTTCCAAGACCTACGGAAAGTACAttaatttacaactattttttttttaagaagggAATAatacctcaattttattaataatcctcACTTATGGTGGAACAAAACCGTAGTTGGAATTATTACATTCCAATAATATATAGGCACTGTACATCAAAGAATTACTGCAACATTGTACCATTGAAAAGTTCATGCGGGCATATTTCTTTATAGGAACTGTATGTTAAACTCCAATAGGTTTGGTTGATGGGAGGGTGTTCAAAGAAGCTGCAAAAGCCTTTTTATCTGACCTTTGGACCTCCGAGTTTTCACCCTCTTCCGGCCAAGAAGATAGGGTcgaatcatcatcatcaacagaAAACGAGCTGCAAATAGAAGAACCACTAAACTCAGAATCAGTCTCGTTCCAGGAAACGCTTGGATATGCCACTTCATGCTCTTCGTTCTTCAAGTACTCATCTTCGAGTTGATCTCCTACACCGGTCAGGAATGGATGATCCATTAGCATCTCAGCCGTGAATCTGTATGTAGGTTTCCTCGCGAGACAAGACTTCAAGAAACTCTTTGCTTCATCTGAAACACCACTTGGTATTTTGGGAACTTCACGCTCATCGCCAATTAGCTGTAAAAGCTCGTCTGCATTCAACTCTTCCTCCCTATCCCAAGGAGATATTCCAGTAAGCATCTCACAAACAAGACACCCAAGAGCCCAAATATCACAGGGAGGCTCCTGTACATTCTCAATCACCGCTTCAGGTGCCATATAGAGAGGCGTGCCTCTCAAGTAAACGTACTCCAAGTCCatcctcctcttctttttctgtgCCGATCTCTTCGCCAACCCAAAATCTCCAATCTTTGCTACAAAATTACCGCCGGGGCTAATGGCTGGCACGAGTAGAACATTCTCAGGCTTTAAATCGCAGTGAACGAAACCACAGTCATGAATGTGACTGAGCCCTTTGAGGATTGACCAGGTATAGCGCTTTACATCAGTTTCGGGCAACCGACAGCCATCGGATTTCTCGATTGAATCTACTAGTGTTCCTCCAGAGGCATACTCCAATAAAAGATTGTAAACCATCTCGCCCTTTTCCTGGGTCGTAATCTCTTCCCCAAAACAGTCAATCACATAAGGGGAGCCTTTGACGTTGTCAAGAACCTCTTTCTCCTTCTGGAGCGAACCAGAAACAGACACCTCTGCAGATTTCACCGCCATGGTTGAAGGGAAACAGACGAACCTTGATTTGGATTTCTTCAAAGTGGCAAGAAACACGGACCCAAAACCTCCTTTGCCGATCAATGGCCCTCTCACCCAACTTTCTCCATCACCAAACGTACTCTCCATTTCCTTTTTCTGATCTGGAGTTAATAATTTAGCTTGATCTCGTGAGTATTCCCAAGACTCTTtagaaataatgaaaacaaTGCAGAGGGAAGTGGAAATTAGCAGAAGATTACCTACCTTTAGGGATTCGTGCTCGGACTTTCTGCTCGATCGTGTCTCTTCCGCTTTGCTACAAAACAATAAAGAGGATCGTTGTTTGATCGATCTCAATATTTATACAACTTATGGTTAACCTAATTGTGTATAGAACACTCGGACGCGCGCGCGGTCATGTGGTTTTAAAGTTTGGAGGAATTGCTTCAATTCCTTGGTTTTGAAACCCATGCAGAATTCCAAGCTACAagattttatagtttatatatataacgtcAGCTGCAACACTTATCTACAAGCTCACCCAGGAGAAGACCTGTGCTCGtaaggggaaaaaataaaaaaacttatctccttgtttggtttctgtttttacaggtttttgttttttccttttcttttttctttttttttttttttttttgtttttttttttttttttttttttttttttttttttttttttgcgttcTGATTTGGAATTGGGGCCTTGTGGGTTATAccaaaagttaatattttttacactaataaagggaaaaaaatagatcaaaGTTCTAGGCAAAACTGATTTCTTTTGGGTATTGGATATATACTGATCAAATTGGTACTCTAGCTTGACTATTTCTGTGACTCTTTTATAGCGGGAAAATTCTTTGATGGTGTTCTCAATTTATAGgggagaaattatattttgctCCCTTGAATTACtaccatttttttcaatttactccctaaaatattttctttttttttttttaatgtcaaaaAATCTCTTCAAGATAGGATCCTTTGGACTGATCCCTATGGTGTAAATCTTGGTCCCGTACACTGCACCCTTAAAAATTTCCCTACGCAACATTAGTTAAATCGCTGACTTTTCACCAGAGATATagcccaaaggattgtttgcaacTTTGCACCCTAAAATACTTTTTGCAAGTAATTTACTCCCAGAGATACTAAAACGGATAATTAGAACCCTAAGCTATCAATTTATTCAATTTGCATCTTGATTAGAGTTTTGACTTtcaaaattgatgaaaacaTGATGATTATTGACCGAGGGTACTGCAAATTGAGTAAATTTGATATGTGGTTTTGGGTGCAAACTAGAAAAAAAGATGGCGGTTAAAAACTGCAAAATGTATTTAATTTCCCTGAACTCCTAGTATATCACAGATATTGTTGATGGGTATTTAGCCTAGACAATGTTccatttttattgaaaaagtaACAATTTGATCTAAACGTTTTAagcttccttctttcttttcccctttTGTGCCCTGGCATCGGTTTCTAGCAAGCTTGGGAAATTGTCAGATCTTGTTTAATTTGAAGTTTTGTCATGGAATTTCTTAATTCAGCAACAATGGTGACAACTCTTGGGTGACCTATATGATTCGTTAGAATTTGAAGTCTAGTTACATGGAGGAGAAGGACAAGTTCAAGATTTGCTATGTGGTGGGTCCTTAATCATTTTGCAGAACAAAGCAACCTTCCTTCTTGAATTATTTCTGTTATAAATGATCAGGTCATAGTTTGTATGGCTTAATGATTCCCTTCTGGGGTGTTTGGATAGTTAAGATTCAGCTCACCTTTTTATGCTCTAATAAGCATGCCAATTCAAGCTTCCCAAGTGTAACTCAAAAGTCAGGTCTGGTCTAGCTTATTGATTTGAAAACACTTGATAAGCTTGATCTGGTTATGCATCCATGAACAGAGTCATATTTCCTTACTCTCAGAGATTCTTGGGTTGGCCTGGCAGGACTACTGTTGTCCTGACAGGTTTTCATTAGATTTGATATTTGCACTTCCATAATTTCTACGCATTTTTAAGTTTCTGTGAtgcattgaaaagaaaaaagatggatTTCTTAGAATCTAGCAAATAGTAATCATCATTGTGTTAAATGTATTCTGATTAGTGAACTTATTTATGCAATTTACCCTCTAATCTTTTCTTGGTGCTATGCTATCACTTATAATCCATCCTACAACTCAGCATCATATCTTAGGGGTGGGCAGAGGGGCCCCCGCCCCCCTGCACTGCCTCGTTCGCTCCGCCCTGCCTAGGCGGGGAGGGATCAGCGCCGCAGATGCGGAGGGCCTTCTGTGTTTATCTCGAAGTTGTTTCAATGCTACCCCAGCTGGTGCGGGCAATGCAGAACACAAAGGTATGGTTTCAAAGTTATTCTCGCTggctttcttaaattttcattccGATGATCCGCCGCGCATGGTAGTTTAAGCTATTACTTTTTTGAGTTGTGCACATTGGCTTCTCCAGGTTTGATAATGAAGCTCAAAACTGCTATATATGCCAAATATGAGATACAATTCAGTTGTTTATATTCTGGTAATTAAGTGCGAATGTGCTGACTCAATTTTGCTACATAAGCTATGGCTTTTTCAGGAGCTACAAGCTATTGATATTGAACCTATGCTAAGAGTAACAATGTTCACTCTGTCTTAGaacattatataaatatatggcAGAACGATCATGAATTGTTCTGATGCATGGCCGATGGATGCCCAAGTTTCTATATCCACATGTCGTTGCCATTAACATGTAGACAGAAACTAAGCCAGGATTTGCTTCACTGATTGTGGTCCTAcgtgttgagtatttggagtctggttcacgccgctcgagcgaagcatctagccgctcgagcgaatacaagtcagagagcttcgttCGAAGAGAGCTCGACAAACCGCTCGAGCaaaagcaagtcaga
Above is a genomic segment from Juglans microcarpa x Juglans regia isolate MS1-56 chromosome 1D, Jm3101_v1.0, whole genome shotgun sequence containing:
- the LOC121258585 gene encoding mitogen-activated protein kinase kinase kinase 20-like; translation: MESTFGDGESWVRGPLIGKGGFGSVFLATLKKSKSRFVCFPSTMAVKSAEVSVSGSLQKEKEVLDNVKGSPYVIDCFGEEITTQEKGEMVYNLLLEYASGGTLVDSIEKSDGCRLPETDVKRYTWSILKGLSHIHDCGFVHCDLKPENVLLVPAISPGGNFVAKIGDFGLAKRSAQKKKRRMDLEYVYLRGTPLYMAPEAVIENVQEPPCDIWALGCLVCEMLTGISPWDREEELNADELLQLIGDEREVPKIPSGVSDEAKSFLKSCLARKPTYRFTAEMLMDHPFLTGVGDQLEDEYLKNEEHEVAYPSVSWNETDSEFSGSSICSSFSVDDDDSTLSSWPEEGENSEVQRSDKKAFAASLNTLPSTKPIGV